Proteins encoded within one genomic window of Salipaludibacillus agaradhaerens:
- a CDS encoding thymidylate synthase codes for MKFSHFEEAYLHTMDQVYYSPEYENNPRGFKSKERLNCSFEIKNPIERVCYKPSRQENIIFNFAEALWYLSGSNKLDFISYYASNIAKYSADGEILTGTAYGPKLFSFGENKINQWERLINVLIEDKDTKRGFIQIFDANEDIFLRNIDVSCTIGLQFFQRENDLHLCTFMRANDAFRGIVSDIFSFTFIQEMMATQLGLNTGKYYHNVATMHIYEPDNPKVESVLSDETNTCQLNYSFPSMPHKNNWEDLRTVIEYEALLRNRELALSKEQIDAIEIDEYWKQLITLFAIYQSIYYSKKIDAQLYHTLLPIYQYFVKNKWASLL; via the coding sequence ATGAAGTTCAGTCACTTTGAAGAGGCTTACCTTCACACCATGGATCAAGTCTATTATTCTCCTGAGTATGAGAATAATCCGAGAGGATTTAAAAGTAAAGAACGATTAAATTGTTCATTTGAAATTAAGAATCCCATTGAACGAGTATGTTATAAACCATCTCGCCAAGAAAATATAATCTTCAATTTTGCTGAGGCTCTTTGGTATTTATCAGGAAGCAATAAGTTGGATTTTATTAGTTATTACGCTAGCAATATCGCAAAGTATTCTGCTGATGGTGAGATATTGACTGGGACTGCTTACGGTCCGAAACTGTTTTCATTTGGAGAGAACAAGATCAATCAATGGGAAAGGTTAATTAACGTATTAATAGAGGATAAAGATACGAAACGTGGGTTTATTCAAATATTTGATGCAAATGAAGATATTTTTTTACGCAATATTGATGTGTCATGTACGATAGGCTTACAATTTTTTCAAAGAGAGAATGACTTGCATTTATGTACTTTTATGAGAGCGAATGATGCGTTTCGAGGTATTGTAAGCGATATATTCTCGTTTACATTTATTCAAGAAATGATGGCGACGCAATTAGGTTTAAACACTGGTAAATACTATCACAATGTGGCGACGATGCATATATATGAGCCCGACAATCCAAAGGTTGAGAGTGTGTTATCAGATGAAACGAATACTTGTCAGTTGAATTATTCATTTCCGTCTATGCCACACAAAAATAATTGGGAGGATTTGAGGACAGTTATTGAATATGAAGCATTATTAAGAAACAGGGAACTGGCATTATCAAAGGAACAGATTGATGCTATAGAGATTGACGAGTATTGGAAACAGCTCATCACGTTGTTTGCTATCTATCAAAGCATCTATTATTCAAAAAAAATAGACGCACAGTTGTACCATACTCTGTTACCGATCTATCAATATTTTGTTAAAAATAAATGGGCAAGTCTTTTATAG
- a CDS encoding TIR domain-containing protein produces MGKKIFLAAPFKSLVDKETSILETNMKKRLIDLINYLEDLGYEVHNAHKRELWGKEFMTPEQCTKIDYDEIESCDIFIAFPGLPASPGTHIEIGWASAFNKKMILLLFEDLENYAYLVRGLHTVSDVNYIVYSEEDSYMDRLDALIKEIENNEVQSL; encoded by the coding sequence ATGGGAAAAAAAATATTTTTAGCAGCTCCGTTTAAAAGCTTAGTAGATAAAGAGACATCCATACTTGAAACTAACATGAAAAAGCGACTTATAGATTTAATAAATTATTTGGAGGATTTAGGATATGAGGTTCATAATGCCCATAAACGAGAATTATGGGGAAAGGAGTTTATGACGCCAGAACAGTGTACAAAAATCGACTATGATGAAATAGAAAGTTGTGACATTTTTATCGCTTTTCCAGGACTTCCAGCCTCTCCAGGGACCCATATTGAGATCGGATGGGCATCGGCATTTAATAAAAAAATGATCCTGTTATTGTTTGAAGATCTGGAGAATTACGCATACTTAGTAAGGGGATTGCACACTGTCTCAGACGTTAATTATATCGTCTATAGTGAAGAAGATTCTTATATGGACAGATTAGATGCGCTTATAAAGGAGATAGAAAATAATGAAGTTCAGTCACTTTGA
- the thiD gene encoding bifunctional hydroxymethylpyrimidine kinase/phosphomethylpyrimidine kinase: MKTVLSIAGSDCSGGAGIQADLKTFSAHGVFGMSAIVSVVAENTSRVIDIQDVTPDMIEKQIDAVFEDIGTDAVKIGMLSTPQCMKAVAKKLIEYSPRNVVIDPVMYAKNGAPLMDPNAVETLIDVVIPHADILTPNIPEAEKIANEKVTNTADMETVARKIHHMGCKNVLVKGGHAMGDALDVLFDGESCYHFKTRRIETKNTHGTGCTFSSAIASNLALGMPVNQAVELAKEYVTTAIANSLAIGKGNGPTHHFYDLYKNGLKATKNESLK; this comes from the coding sequence ATGAAAACAGTGCTTAGTATCGCTGGCTCCGATTGCAGTGGTGGCGCAGGAATTCAAGCAGATTTAAAAACATTTTCAGCTCATGGAGTTTTTGGGATGAGTGCTATCGTATCAGTCGTTGCTGAGAATACGAGCCGGGTCATTGATATACAGGATGTAACGCCTGATATGATTGAGAAGCAAATTGATGCTGTCTTTGAAGATATTGGGACAGATGCTGTCAAAATAGGGATGTTATCGACACCGCAGTGCATGAAAGCTGTTGCCAAAAAACTGATAGAATATTCACCGCGTAATGTTGTTATAGATCCTGTTATGTATGCAAAGAATGGCGCACCATTAATGGATCCTAATGCGGTAGAGACGTTGATTGACGTCGTTATTCCCCATGCAGATATATTAACGCCAAATATCCCTGAAGCAGAAAAAATAGCTAATGAAAAAGTGACGAATACGGCTGATATGGAGACTGTTGCCAGAAAAATTCACCACATGGGGTGTAAAAATGTTCTTGTCAAAGGTGGTCATGCTATGGGAGATGCTTTGGATGTGTTGTTTGACGGCGAATCATGCTATCACTTTAAAACACGTAGAATTGAAACGAAAAACACCCATGGAACGGGTTGCACTTTTTCTTCTGCAATCGCCTCTAATCTGGCGCTGGGAATGCCAGTAAATCAGGCGGTAGAACTAGCAAAAGAGTATGTGACGACAGCTATTGCCAACTCACTTGCTATTGGAAAAGGAAATGGTCCAACACATCATTTTTACGATTTATATAAAAATGGCCTTAAAGCGACTAAAAATGAAAGCTTAAAATAA
- a CDS encoding NUDIX domain-containing protein, with the protein MHHIDELRAGVAVIILNEENHVLLQKRADVGLWGIPSGHIEIGETVTEAAVREVKEETNLDVTIKKLIGVYSDPASQVFNYPNGKSVHFITTCFLAEIIGGELQCHSDESLAVQFYDPNKLPQNLLTMHPRWLKDALANCDTAFIR; encoded by the coding sequence ATGCATCACATCGATGAATTAAGAGCTGGTGTTGCTGTTATTATTTTAAATGAAGAGAACCACGTCCTTTTGCAGAAGCGGGCTGACGTGGGGTTGTGGGGCATTCCATCTGGACATATAGAAATAGGAGAAACTGTGACAGAGGCCGCTGTCAGAGAAGTGAAAGAAGAAACTAACTTAGACGTAACAATTAAGAAGCTTATCGGTGTATATTCAGATCCGGCATCACAAGTTTTCAACTACCCTAACGGGAAATCTGTTCATTTTATTACAACTTGTTTTCTTGCAGAAATAATTGGGGGAGAACTACAATGCCATTCTGATGAATCACTTGCCGTACAATTCTATGATCCTAACAAGCTTCCACAAAACTTACTTACGATGCATCCCCGTTGGTTAAAGGATGCTCTTGCAAATTGTGATACAGCTTTTATCAGATAA
- a CDS encoding GNAT family N-acetyltransferase: MTKSITFRTAKEQDLPRIVAMLSDDVLGRQRERNEHPLPESYLKAFHAITTDPNNELIIACIKNDIIGVMQITFTPYITHQGGWRATIEGVRTDASTRNKGVGTELIHWAIKRAEERKCHLVQLTTDKQRPDALRFYEKLGFKATHEGLKLKL; encoded by the coding sequence ATGACTAAAAGCATAACGTTTCGAACTGCCAAAGAACAGGATTTGCCTAGAATTGTGGCCATGCTTTCAGACGATGTATTAGGTAGGCAAAGAGAGCGAAACGAGCACCCCCTTCCCGAAAGTTACCTTAAAGCATTTCATGCTATTACAACCGATCCAAATAATGAATTAATTATAGCTTGTATAAAAAATGACATTATCGGGGTTATGCAAATCACATTTACCCCATATATAACGCATCAAGGGGGATGGAGAGCCACTATTGAAGGGGTTAGAACTGACGCATCAACTCGAAATAAAGGTGTAGGGACAGAACTTATTCACTGGGCTATAAAGCGCGCAGAAGAAAGGAAATGCCATTTAGTTCAATTGACAACGGATAAACAACGTCCCGATGCTCTGCGCTTTTATGAGAAGCTAGGTTTTAAAGCTACGCACGAAGGTTTAAAACTGAAGCTCTAA
- a CDS encoding ABC transporter ATP-binding protein gives MENQNRSNLKSFLSLILSTNIPKLALAIGLVGSLITTLVGLTIPLLTREMVDGFSMASLNTMLIVIILAVFILQAVLDGISMYALVYVGQKIVARLRERMLSKLIRLPVSYFDKHTSGETVSRVVNDTGIVKDLISQHFPQFISGIITIIGAVTILFIMDWKMTLLMLIAVPITIMFMVPLGSKMAKISRGLQDKTATFTGNVQQTLSEIRLMKASNAEKMEENKGFTGINQLFSYGLREGRIFALIAPLMYLVVMVIIVIIIGYGGIRVADGTMTTGSLVAFLLYLFQIIFPLTSFTMFFTQLQKARGATERIIDILNVDLEVGQDGVEIDITNKPVYVENVSFAYNEKEPVLKDLSFHVQPGTMVAFAGPSGGGKTTMFGLLERFYEPTSGDIIIGDTSIKALSMASWRKQLGYVSQDSPMMVGTIRENLCYGMDEHEEFGDDRLWEVAKMAYADQFISEFPKGLDTDVGERGVMLSGGQRQRIAIARAFLRDPKILMMDEATASLDSQSEGIVQQALLRLMKGRTTFIIAHRLSTIVNADKIIFIEKGEITGMGTHQELIQSHELYREFAEQQLT, from the coding sequence ATGGAAAACCAAAATCGCTCTAATTTAAAGTCTTTTCTTTCACTTATTTTATCTACGAATATACCAAAACTTGCTCTTGCCATTGGACTTGTTGGAAGCCTCATCACAACTTTAGTCGGACTGACCATTCCTCTACTGACAAGAGAGATGGTAGATGGGTTTTCTATGGCATCATTAAATACAATGCTTATCGTCATTATTTTAGCTGTCTTTATTTTACAAGCAGTTCTTGATGGAATTTCTATGTACGCACTTGTTTATGTCGGCCAAAAAATTGTGGCTCGATTACGAGAAAGAATGTTGTCTAAACTCATCCGCTTACCAGTTAGTTATTTTGATAAACATACGAGCGGTGAAACTGTCAGTCGTGTCGTCAATGATACTGGTATTGTTAAAGATTTAATATCTCAGCATTTCCCTCAGTTTATTAGTGGGATTATTACCATTATCGGTGCAGTAACAATCCTGTTTATTATGGACTGGAAAATGACATTACTCATGTTGATTGCTGTACCCATTACTATTATGTTTATGGTCCCTCTCGGAAGTAAAATGGCTAAAATCTCCCGAGGGCTACAGGACAAAACAGCTACTTTTACTGGAAATGTACAGCAAACATTAAGTGAAATTCGCTTGATGAAGGCTTCGAACGCCGAAAAGATGGAGGAAAACAAAGGATTTACCGGGATTAATCAGCTTTTTTCTTATGGATTAAGAGAAGGACGTATTTTTGCCCTGATTGCGCCACTCATGTATCTCGTCGTCATGGTTATTATCGTCATCATTATTGGGTATGGGGGAATTCGAGTCGCGGATGGTACGATGACAACTGGTTCACTTGTTGCATTTTTACTGTACTTATTTCAAATTATCTTCCCCCTTACGTCTTTTACTATGTTTTTCACTCAGCTTCAAAAAGCAAGAGGGGCAACGGAGCGGATTATTGACATTTTGAATGTGGACCTTGAAGTAGGACAAGATGGTGTAGAGATAGATATTACAAACAAACCCGTCTATGTGGAGAATGTCTCGTTTGCCTACAATGAAAAGGAACCTGTTCTAAAAGATCTATCCTTTCATGTACAACCAGGAACAATGGTCGCATTTGCTGGCCCAAGTGGCGGTGGAAAAACAACGATGTTCGGTTTGCTCGAACGCTTCTATGAACCAACATCAGGCGACATTATAATTGGGGATACGTCCATTAAGGCGCTCTCTATGGCTTCATGGAGAAAGCAGCTTGGATATGTGTCACAAGACAGCCCTATGATGGTCGGAACGATACGGGAAAATTTATGCTACGGTATGGATGAACACGAAGAATTTGGCGATGACCGGCTTTGGGAAGTAGCGAAGATGGCCTATGCAGACCAGTTTATTAGTGAATTTCCTAAAGGACTTGACACCGATGTGGGAGAGCGAGGCGTCATGCTTTCTGGTGGTCAACGACAACGTATTGCAATTGCACGGGCTTTTCTAAGAGATCCGAAAATATTGATGATGGATGAAGCAACGGCAAGCTTAGACAGTCAATCTGAGGGCATTGTCCAACAAGCGTTATTACGACTCATGAAGGGACGAACGACTTTTATTATTGCGCACCGCTTATCTACCATTGTAAACGCAGATAAGATCATTTTTATTGAAAAAGGCGAGATCACAGGTATGGGCACTCATCAAGAACTCATCCAATCTCATGAGCTATACCGCGAATTTGCTGAACAGCAATTGACATAA
- a CDS encoding serine hydrolase domain-containing protein translates to MNTDILKKLEKVQSEHNFSGTVLVKNDNEVLTEVSYGYANRSERVSNNAATRYGIASGCKLFTAIAICQLVEKKKLAFDLTLRECLSADLPNFNQDITIHHLLTHTSGIPDYFDEEVMDDFEELWIKTPMYHLRELKAFLPLFQHQPMKLTLGERFSYNNAGYILLGLIVEQASGQSFTDYIQEHIFKKVGMNKSGYFEFDALPSNTAQGYIDYPDGTWKTNIYSLPVKGGADGDAYVTVTDMAKLWNALMKGQLLSETCTQKLLTPYTSTGEANGYYGYGVWIEKINDDIFKYHVMGYDPGVSFHSAFYPHTSTSAVVCSNKSDGAYDMMKGIEEVWKNSN, encoded by the coding sequence ATGAACACGGACATATTGAAAAAGTTAGAAAAGGTTCAAAGTGAACACAATTTTTCAGGGACAGTGCTCGTCAAAAATGATAACGAAGTGTTAACGGAGGTGAGCTATGGCTATGCAAATCGGTCTGAACGTGTGTCTAATAATGCAGCGACTCGTTACGGCATCGCCTCTGGATGTAAGCTTTTTACAGCTATAGCGATTTGTCAGCTTGTTGAAAAGAAAAAACTTGCATTTGATTTAACGTTAAGAGAATGTCTTAGTGCTGACTTACCAAATTTTAATCAAGATATTACAATACATCATCTCTTAACCCACACATCAGGCATCCCTGACTATTTTGATGAAGAAGTTATGGATGATTTTGAAGAGTTGTGGATTAAAACACCGATGTACCACCTGAGAGAGTTAAAAGCTTTTTTACCACTCTTTCAACATCAACCGATGAAATTAACGTTAGGTGAAAGGTTCTCTTACAACAATGCAGGGTATATACTGCTCGGGTTAATAGTTGAGCAGGCAAGTGGGCAATCTTTTACAGATTACATTCAAGAACATATTTTCAAAAAAGTTGGGATGAATAAGTCAGGATATTTTGAATTTGACGCTCTTCCATCGAACACAGCACAAGGATATATTGATTACCCTGATGGTACGTGGAAAACAAATATTTATTCGCTACCTGTAAAAGGAGGGGCAGATGGTGATGCGTATGTAACTGTAACAGATATGGCTAAATTATGGAATGCCCTTATGAAGGGTCAGCTATTAAGTGAAACTTGTACTCAGAAGTTATTAACCCCTTATACCTCAACAGGAGAAGCAAATGGCTATTATGGTTATGGAGTGTGGATCGAAAAAATAAATGATGACATTTTTAAATATCATGTTATGGGATACGACCCAGGTGTCAGCTTCCATTCTGCTTTTTACCCACATACGTCTACCTCTGCTGTTGTTTGTTCAAATAAGTCGGACGGCGCATACGATATGATGAAAGGGATTGAAGAGGTTTGGAAAAATTCTAATTAA
- a CDS encoding glycoside hydrolase family 1 protein, translating into MTENRFPEGFLWGGATAANQLEGAYNEGGKGLSIFDMVKFIPKEERTNDIEMDVRSEKELDRLLAEAEGGNFPKRRGIDFYHRYKEDIALFAEMGFKTFRLSIAWPRIFPNGDETEPNEEGLAFYDNVFDELKKYGIEPLVTLSHYEIPLHLVKKYNGWEDRRLVDFFVHYAQTVFHRYKDKVKYWLTFNEINVSTISPYIGSGILVDRVENKEQAVYQALHHQFVASARAVKACHNIIPDAMIGCMLARMETYAETCNPDDALAALEEDQKNLFFTDVQVRGYYPSFMNRYFEENNIKIEMAPGDEEILLQHTVDFLSFSYYMTMVASGAPEKKKEKGNFFSGIKNPYLEASDWGWQIDPKGMRLTLNKLYDRYQVPLFIVENGLGAYDKVEENGSINDDYRIDYLRAHIEQMAEAIKDGVDIMGYTSWGCIDLISASTSEMSKRYGFIYVDQDDYGNGTLERRKKKSFDWYKQVIESNGEIL; encoded by the coding sequence ATGACTGAAAATCGTTTTCCAGAAGGTTTTTTATGGGGAGGGGCGACTGCTGCTAATCAATTAGAAGGTGCCTACAATGAAGGTGGGAAAGGTCTATCTATTTTTGATATGGTAAAATTTATTCCTAAAGAGGAACGGACAAATGACATTGAGATGGATGTTCGAAGTGAAAAAGAATTGGATCGCCTTTTGGCTGAAGCAGAAGGTGGTAACTTTCCGAAGCGGCGAGGAATTGATTTTTACCACCGTTATAAAGAAGATATTGCGCTATTTGCGGAAATGGGATTTAAAACATTCCGACTGTCGATTGCATGGCCACGTATTTTTCCGAATGGGGATGAAACAGAACCTAATGAAGAAGGGCTTGCATTCTATGATAACGTATTTGATGAGCTCAAGAAGTATGGTATTGAACCTTTAGTCACATTATCACATTATGAAATACCACTACACCTGGTAAAAAAATACAATGGCTGGGAAGACCGCCGTCTAGTCGATTTCTTCGTTCATTATGCTCAAACGGTCTTTCACCGTTACAAAGACAAGGTAAAATATTGGTTAACATTTAATGAGATAAATGTGTCAACCATTTCTCCGTACATTGGAAGCGGAATTCTTGTTGATCGTGTAGAGAATAAAGAGCAGGCTGTTTATCAGGCCTTGCACCATCAGTTTGTGGCAAGTGCGCGAGCTGTTAAAGCATGCCATAATATTATTCCTGACGCTATGATCGGATGTATGCTAGCACGTATGGAAACGTATGCAGAAACATGTAACCCTGATGATGCTCTCGCAGCTTTAGAAGAAGATCAGAAGAATCTATTCTTCACCGATGTGCAAGTCCGTGGTTACTATCCGAGCTTTATGAACCGTTACTTTGAAGAGAATAATATTAAAATTGAGATGGCGCCTGGCGATGAAGAAATTTTATTACAGCATACAGTCGACTTTTTGTCGTTCAGCTATTATATGACAATGGTAGCAAGCGGTGCACCTGAGAAAAAGAAGGAAAAAGGAAATTTCTTCAGTGGTATTAAAAACCCTTATTTAGAAGCATCTGATTGGGGATGGCAAATTGATCCTAAAGGGATGCGCTTAACGCTTAATAAATTGTATGACCGCTACCAAGTCCCATTGTTTATCGTTGAAAATGGATTAGGCGCTTACGATAAAGTAGAGGAAAATGGGTCAATTAATGATGACTATCGCATCGACTACTTACGGGCTCACATTGAGCAAATGGCTGAAGCGATTAAAGATGGCGTGGACATTATGGGGTACACGAGTTGGGGGTGTATTGACCTTATTAGTGCAAGCACCTCTGAAATGTCTAAGCGTTATGGTTTTATCTATGTGGATCAAGATGATTATGGAAATGGTACATTAGAAAGACGAAAGAAAAAATCCTTTGATTGGTATAAACAGGTTATCGAATCAAATGGTGAAATTCTATAA
- a CDS encoding MurR/RpiR family transcriptional regulator, whose protein sequence is MEQLIYTLLAYINNSLEKDINYSIAISLLKNINKIKDFSLETAAEACNVAPSTINRFCKRIGFKNFSNLRHSVVVSSKYEEPDIVLSSDIFKQQLAENITLIENISKQKVNRVINQIHRAKRIVILGFEKHQVQAMELQKKLFQLGKFCECSTNLFKQIDALSDLTEEDLLITISIGGNILSDGFYVGDKITSAKGQKLLLTFMEETHHLVEFDEIMQCGKHTNSSVSGYTLLRLFDVLVERYQRLYPY, encoded by the coding sequence TTGGAGCAATTGATTTATACACTTTTAGCTTACATAAATAATTCACTTGAGAAGGATATCAATTATTCTATTGCAATAAGTTTACTAAAAAACATCAATAAAATTAAAGATTTTTCATTAGAAACCGCTGCTGAAGCTTGTAATGTTGCCCCGTCTACAATTAATCGTTTCTGCAAACGAATTGGTTTTAAAAATTTTTCCAATTTGCGACATAGTGTGGTAGTTTCTTCAAAGTATGAAGAGCCCGATATCGTGCTAAGTTCAGACATATTTAAACAGCAGTTAGCTGAGAATATTACACTAATAGAAAATATCTCAAAACAAAAGGTGAATCGGGTTATTAACCAAATTCATAGAGCAAAACGAATTGTTATTTTAGGTTTTGAAAAGCATCAAGTGCAAGCGATGGAATTGCAAAAAAAACTTTTCCAATTGGGGAAGTTTTGTGAGTGTAGTACGAATCTTTTTAAACAAATTGATGCTTTGTCTGATTTAACAGAGGAAGATCTACTCATCACAATCTCCATTGGTGGAAATATTTTATCAGATGGTTTTTATGTCGGTGACAAGATCACATCTGCAAAAGGGCAGAAGTTACTTCTAACATTTATGGAAGAAACCCATCATTTAGTAGAATTTGATGAGATCATGCAATGTGGCAAACATACTAATAGCTCTGTCAGCGGTTATACATTATTACGATTGTTTGATGTGTTAGTTGAACGGTATCAACGCCTATATCCCTACTAG
- a CDS encoding sugar-binding protein yields MNRTKSLYIVLIFSFITALGFSLYFYNHVQEYDEKIAKMKALPSLPQYHIALIGEEKDHDYWRLVGEGAKEAEVIYDTFVEYEGPKRSNPEEQLKLLDMAIQSNVDGIIVQALNENFKVLINEAENKGIPVVTIDTDAPDSMRETYIGTDNYLAGQLAGKALLEDTTGEVNVGVVTGSFQNKHHQLRVEGFKDVIKKEDRIKIVAIEESNILRVESEDKAYQLLNDHKNITAFYGTSSYDGIGIVAAAKSLDRLEDLYVIGFDTLDENIELLKNEELNVVIGQQPFQMGYDSIGIMLDIIKGKTVEDIYYTEVSILRKSDLTASNNKGGADD; encoded by the coding sequence ATGAATCGTACAAAAAGCCTTTATATTGTTCTTATTTTTTCGTTTATAACAGCACTTGGGTTTTCATTATATTTCTATAATCACGTTCAAGAATACGACGAGAAAATAGCAAAAATGAAAGCGCTACCCTCTCTACCTCAGTATCATATTGCTTTGATTGGTGAAGAAAAAGATCACGATTATTGGCGTTTAGTTGGTGAAGGTGCTAAAGAAGCAGAAGTTATCTATGACACATTTGTAGAATATGAAGGACCCAAGCGTTCCAATCCTGAGGAACAGCTGAAGTTATTAGATATGGCCATCCAATCTAACGTGGATGGGATTATTGTTCAGGCTCTGAACGAAAACTTTAAAGTGTTGATTAATGAAGCGGAAAATAAAGGAATTCCAGTTGTAACCATTGATACAGATGCTCCCGATAGCATGCGTGAAACGTATATTGGAACCGATAACTATTTAGCCGGTCAACTTGCTGGAAAAGCATTACTAGAGGATACAACTGGTGAGGTAAATGTAGGCGTTGTGACAGGCAGCTTTCAAAATAAACATCATCAATTGCGTGTGGAAGGGTTCAAAGATGTAATTAAAAAAGAAGATCGGATTAAGATCGTTGCCATTGAAGAATCTAATATTCTAAGAGTGGAATCAGAGGATAAAGCTTATCAACTATTAAACGATCATAAAAATATTACGGCTTTTTATGGCACGAGCTCTTATGATGGGATTGGGATTGTAGCAGCGGCAAAATCATTAGACAGGTTAGAGGACTTGTATGTGATTGGCTTTGATACTTTAGATGAAAATATCGAGTTACTCAAAAATGAAGAACTAAATGTTGTCATTGGTCAGCAGCCTTTTCAAATGGGCTATGATAGCATTGGAATAATGCTTGATATTATAAAAGGGAAAACAGTAGAAGACATTTATTATACAGAGGTTTCCATTCTACGAAAGTCAGACTTAACAGCTTCTAATAATAAGGGTGGAGCAGATGATTAA
- a CDS encoding sensor histidine kinase, whose protein sequence is MIKIRTKLLIYFATILLLMMTLFYFHEQSNQQVTNFNNENIEHFFLLNEITKSTNQTFQALQIYAHEPLPDNQSSYEEERNYLEQLQQEFAAKETVDIPMKNFLNLMTTFLEQTQQTVDGIQNQDIPHYSLYLVESETTAGYIHEKTRDIINMELTTYQDLSWLMDRKVENTKKMSNAIIIAVIFLSILFAIWFSNGITKTINQLTWTAKEISKGNYFVQDLVVPRRDELYFLTETFNDMKQNIIESMNQIEEKSRLAHLLKEMELRSLQNQINPHFLFNTLNTISKTAYIEGAERTSDLITSVSALLRYNIGNLDRDTTLKDEVNIVNEYFFIQNTRFGERVKFVQHIDPACLSKPIPCLTLQPIVENAFVHGIENIAKGAKITLDIYEKGESIYLEVSDNGVGMDQQTIEHLLGAKDKEATPPSKKRSGHSTGIGLVNVIDRLRLFNKHSKVSIDSEPGKGTRIRIQLLK, encoded by the coding sequence ATGATTAAAATTCGAACAAAATTACTCATCTACTTTGCTACTATTCTCTTATTAATGATGACATTATTTTATTTTCATGAACAAAGCAATCAACAGGTAACAAATTTTAACAATGAGAATATCGAACATTTTTTCTTATTAAATGAAATTACAAAAAGCACTAATCAGACATTCCAAGCTTTACAAATATACGCACATGAACCTTTACCAGATAACCAATCCTCGTATGAGGAGGAAAGGAACTACCTCGAACAACTTCAGCAAGAATTTGCGGCAAAGGAAACAGTAGACATTCCTATGAAAAACTTTCTAAACCTAATGACAACCTTTCTTGAACAGACACAGCAAACAGTTGATGGTATACAAAACCAGGACATTCCTCACTATTCACTTTATTTAGTAGAATCAGAAACAACTGCAGGTTACATTCATGAAAAAACCAGAGATATCATTAATATGGAGTTGACCACTTACCAAGATTTATCCTGGCTAATGGACCGGAAAGTAGAAAATACAAAAAAAATGAGCAATGCCATTATCATTGCTGTTATTTTTCTTAGTATTTTATTTGCAATTTGGTTTTCAAATGGTATTACTAAAACGATTAACCAATTAACATGGACAGCAAAAGAAATATCTAAAGGGAATTACTTTGTTCAAGACCTCGTTGTCCCAAGACGAGACGAACTATATTTCTTAACCGAAACATTTAATGATATGAAACAGAATATCATCGAATCAATGAATCAGATAGAAGAAAAATCCAGACTCGCACACCTGTTAAAAGAAATGGAATTAAGAAGCTTACAAAATCAGATTAATCCTCATTTCTTGTTTAATACGCTTAATACCATTTCGAAGACCGCATATATTGAAGGGGCCGAAAGAACAAGTGACTTAATTACATCTGTTTCTGCACTATTACGCTATAATATTGGCAACTTAGATCGTGATACGACATTAAAAGATGAAGTAAACATTGTTAACGAATATTTTTTCATTCAGAATACTCGGTTTGGGGAACGTGTAAAATTTGTTCAACACATTGACCCTGCCTGTCTATCAAAACCAATCCCTTGTTTAACCTTGCAACCGATTGTGGAAAATGCTTTCGTGCATGGGATCGAAAATATTGCGAAAGGCGCAAAAATCACTCTTGATATTTACGAGAAAGGAGAAAGTATTTATCTCGAGGTTTCAGATAATGGTGTTGGAATGGACCAGCAAACAATCGAACATTTACTAGGGGCAAAGGACAAAGAAGCAACACCACCATCCAAAAAACGATCCGGTCATTCAACAGGGATTGGATTGGTCAATGTGATAGATCGTCTTCGTTTATTTAATAAACATAGTAAGGTATCGATTGATTCTGAGCCTGGCAAAGGAACGAGGATTCGAATTCAATTACTAAAGTAG